In the genome of Oncorhynchus clarkii lewisi isolate Uvic-CL-2024 chromosome 4, UVic_Ocla_1.0, whole genome shotgun sequence, one region contains:
- the LOC139407052 gene encoding solute carrier family 22 member 13-like isoform X3, with translation MCQVIGNNSNELYFDPQLRPSTTGIGEKKWDLVCDHANLNNVGSSIYMFGLLVGAVLFGFLADKYGRRNIILVGLTIQSTCGVGAAFAPNFYVYVFLRFVVGTAISAVIMNAFVLGTEWTGSKHRMLAGIITDYFFGFGYIILAGLAYLIRDWRKLQLAISAPGFLFIFYIWVLPKSARWLMANQRYEEAMDLVRKAALMNGKPLREDIDICQGYKDMVKIEERTKHTVIDLVRTPKMRRSSLIMFYLWFVNVLVYYGLSLNISDFGMSIYLTQLIFGLVEMPARTITLFTLNHSRRVSQIAFLAVGGLACLLTVFIPDDLSIIRTILAMVGKFGITASLSIVYVYSAEVFPTVIRQSGIGMGSMCARAGGVLAPIIYLLRGVSKKAPMVLFGLCTLLGAALTLLLPETVHQPLADNIQDVEGSSISEDSEEGNMKPDLYEECPTRNPDIINGKT, from the exons TGGGATCTGGTGTGTGACCACGCCAATCTAAACAATGTTGGTTCCTCAATCTACATGTTTGGTCTTCTGGTTGGCGCTGTGCTGTTTGGTTTCTTAGCTGATAA GTATGGACGCAGGAACATAATCCTGGTTGGTTTGACTATCCAGTCAACCTGTGGGGTCGGAGCTGCGTTTGCCCCAAATTTCTACGTGTATGTTTTCCTGCGCTTTGTTGTTGGGACCGCTATTTCTGCTGTCATCATGAACGCATTTGTTTTag GCACAGAGTGGACAGGATCAAAGCACCGCATGCTAGCTGGGATCATCACCGACTACTTCTTTGGGTTTGGCTACATCATCTTGGCAGGCCTGGCCTACCTCATCCGAGACTGGCGTAAACTCCAGCTGGCCATCTCAGCACCAGGCTTCCTCTTCATCTTCTACATTTG GGTCCTACCAAAGTCAGCTCGGTGGCTGATGGCCAACCAGAGGTACGAGGAGGCCATGGATCTGGTCAGGAAAGCAGCTCTGATGAACGGCAAACCCCTGCGGGAGGACATAGATATATGTCAG GGGTACAAAGACATGGTGAAGATAGAGGAGAGGACAAAGCACACAGTCATTGACCTGGTCCGAACTCCAAAAATGAGGAGGAGCTCATTGATCATGTTTTACCTGTG GTTTGTCAACGTGCTGGTCTACTATGGCCTGTCCCTCAACATCTCTGACTTTGGGATGAGCATCTACCTGACCCAGCTGATCTTTGGCCTGGTGGAGATGCCTGCTCGCACCATCACTCTCTTCACCCTCAACCACTCCAGGAGGGTATCCCAGATAGCCTTCCTCGCTGTGGGAGGCCTAGCCTGCCTGCTCACTGTCTTCATTCCCGATG atctctCCATTATTAGAACAATCCTGGCCATGGTGGGAAAGTTTGGGATCACCGCCTCCCTGTCCATAGTCTACGTCTATTCAGCAGAGGTTTTCCCTACTGTCATAAG GCAGAGTGGGATCGGTATGGGCTCCATGTGTGCCCGGGCAGGGGGAGTCCTGGCCCCAATCATCTACCTGTTGAGGGGTGTCAGTAAGAAGGCTCCAATGGTTCTGTTTGGCCTGTGTACTCTGCTAGGGGCAGCCCTCACCCTGCTGTTGCCTGAGACAGTCCACCAGCCCCTGGCTGACAACATACAGGATGTGGAGGGATCCAGCATCAG TGAGGACTCAGAGGAAGGGAACATGAAACCAGACCTCTATGAGGAATGTCCAACAAGGAACCCAGACATCATAAACGGAAAAACTTAG